One Microbacterium trichothecenolyticum DNA window includes the following coding sequences:
- a CDS encoding phosphodiesterase produces the protein MASVQFGQHAPAARVILHLSDTHLLAGDRLLGERYDTLLQLRRMLRAAEASGVRPDAVVFTGDLTDLGEPEAYRALRAEVEPWAARLGAPVVWVAGNHDERPALRAELLDAAATEEPVTGVWDLGGLRLVALDSTVPGWHHGDVDAAQLEWLRGVLAEPAPLGTILALHHPPLPSHIPFFDILELRDQPRLADVVRGSDVRVILAGHLHYSTSGTFAGVPVSVAAASCYTMNLARPADEVNGMDAGRSFQLVHVWDDTITHAVVPVVEAETGGYFTPEWTARMAALSPEERLEAFSRKRS, from the coding sequence ATGGCATCCGTGCAGTTCGGTCAGCACGCGCCCGCGGCGCGTGTGATCCTCCACCTCAGCGACACGCACCTGCTGGCCGGCGACCGCCTGCTCGGGGAACGCTACGACACGCTGTTGCAGTTGCGTCGCATGCTGCGCGCCGCAGAGGCGAGCGGTGTGCGACCGGATGCCGTGGTGTTCACCGGCGATCTGACCGACCTCGGCGAGCCCGAGGCCTACCGCGCCCTGCGCGCCGAGGTCGAGCCGTGGGCCGCGCGGCTCGGCGCGCCGGTGGTGTGGGTCGCGGGAAACCACGACGAGCGGCCGGCGCTGCGCGCGGAGCTTCTCGACGCCGCCGCGACCGAGGAGCCGGTGACCGGCGTCTGGGATCTCGGGGGTCTGCGGCTCGTCGCCCTGGACTCCACGGTGCCGGGGTGGCACCACGGCGATGTCGATGCCGCGCAGCTCGAGTGGCTGCGCGGCGTGCTCGCCGAGCCGGCGCCGCTGGGCACGATCCTCGCGCTGCACCACCCGCCGCTGCCGTCGCACATCCCCTTCTTCGACATCCTCGAGCTGCGGGATCAGCCCCGCCTGGCCGACGTCGTCCGGGGGAGCGACGTGCGGGTGATCCTCGCCGGGCACCTGCACTACTCGACGTCGGGCACGTTCGCCGGCGTCCCGGTGAGCGTGGCCGCGGCCTCGTGCTACACGATGAATCTCGCGCGACCGGCCGACGAGGTCAACGGCATGGACGCCGGGAGGTCGTTCCAGCTGGTGCACGTGTGGGACGACACGATCACGCACGCCGTCGTGCCGGTCGTCGAGGCGGAGACGGGCGGGTACTTCACGCCCGAGTGGACGGCACGTATGGCGGCTCTGAGCCCCGAGGAGCGGCTCGAGGCCTTCTCGCGCAAGCGGTCGTGA
- a CDS encoding aminotransferase-like domain-containing protein has protein sequence MPVPTDARGVDPVDMDAAFARTGARLAYLQSAVNNPTGLSLHPERRRPLLEVARRHRALVVDDDWARHIRLDAPVPPPLIADDVHGHVIHISSLAKPVAPSLRVGFLAARGPVLARLHTAVVTNQLFVARPLQEVALEFLTSAEWPRHTGRLSRTLVARRDALLAQVRRVWPDGDVTPPRAGFHLWLACPRGVEPGPLARDAQRAGITIGDGDAYFVGEPADARIRISFSATSERQAADALVTLATVRDSVAVQ, from the coding sequence ATTCCGGTCCCCACCGATGCCCGCGGCGTCGACCCGGTCGACATGGATGCCGCGTTCGCGCGCACCGGTGCGCGTCTGGCGTACCTGCAGAGCGCCGTGAACAACCCCACGGGCCTGTCGTTGCATCCGGAACGACGACGGCCCCTGCTGGAGGTCGCGCGCCGGCATCGCGCGCTCGTCGTCGACGACGACTGGGCGCGCCACATCCGCCTCGACGCGCCCGTGCCTCCGCCGCTCATCGCCGACGACGTCCACGGGCACGTCATCCACATCTCCTCGCTCGCCAAGCCCGTCGCCCCGAGTCTGCGGGTCGGCTTCCTCGCCGCGCGGGGACCGGTCCTGGCGCGGCTGCACACCGCGGTCGTCACGAACCAGCTGTTCGTCGCCCGCCCCCTGCAAGAGGTCGCTCTCGAGTTCCTCACCTCCGCGGAGTGGCCGCGTCACACCGGTCGCCTCAGCCGCACCCTCGTCGCCCGACGAGATGCCCTGCTCGCGCAGGTGCGGCGCGTGTGGCCCGACGGCGATGTCACCCCGCCGCGCGCCGGCTTTCACCTGTGGCTCGCGTGTCCCCGGGGAGTCGAGCCGGGGCCGCTCGCCCGAGACGCGCAGCGCGCCGGGATCACGATCGGCGACGGCGATGCCTACTTCGTCGGCGAGCCCGCCGACGCCCGCATCCGCATCAGCTTCAGCGCCACCTCGGAGCGACAGGCGGCCGACGCCCTCGTCACCCTCGCGACGGTGCGGGACAGCGTCGCGGTGCAGTGA
- a CDS encoding benzoate/H(+) symporter BenE family transporter, with amino-acid sequence MTATVAGLVAALVSFAGPFAVVLQATRAAHLDEAHTASWVWAIAVGSGVSGLVLSLLTRMPIIVAWSTPGAALLIAAIGGFSFSDAVGAFLVSSVCACILGFTGWFGRLLALVPGSVTSALLAGILLPFVVSGSSAVVTAPAVAGAVVIAFVVAKRFLERYAVVIALAVGVCATVATGAAERVTLDLQLTAPVLTMPTFDPQALLSIGLPLLLITMAAQNAPGLTVLRTSGYTPNDRILVGGVSLVSATLTPFGGHAINLAAITAGICTGPTCHPDPARRYVAGVACGLANLVAGAFASTLVGAYTALPAPMIAALAAVALLPSVITALTATLAGPPATQTAALITLAVTASGIVVVGVGSAFWALIAGLAVWAVLTRATSRARLGASQSALSG; translated from the coding sequence GTGACCGCGACGGTCGCCGGGCTCGTGGCCGCCCTGGTCTCCTTCGCGGGCCCCTTCGCGGTCGTGCTGCAAGCCACCCGGGCCGCGCACCTCGACGAGGCCCACACCGCGTCGTGGGTCTGGGCGATCGCCGTCGGCAGCGGCGTCAGCGGCCTGGTTCTCAGCCTGCTGACCCGGATGCCGATCATCGTGGCGTGGTCGACGCCGGGCGCGGCCCTGCTGATAGCCGCGATCGGCGGATTCTCGTTCTCGGATGCCGTGGGCGCCTTCCTGGTGTCGAGCGTCTGCGCGTGCATCCTCGGATTCACCGGATGGTTCGGCCGCCTGTTGGCTCTCGTCCCCGGCTCCGTCACGTCGGCCTTGCTCGCGGGAATCCTGTTGCCGTTCGTCGTCTCGGGCAGCTCCGCCGTCGTGACCGCCCCGGCTGTCGCGGGGGCGGTCGTGATCGCCTTCGTCGTCGCGAAGAGATTCCTCGAACGGTACGCCGTCGTCATCGCCCTCGCCGTCGGCGTGTGCGCGACCGTGGCGACCGGCGCGGCAGAGCGCGTCACGCTCGATCTGCAGCTCACGGCACCCGTGCTCACGATGCCGACCTTCGACCCGCAGGCCCTCCTGTCGATCGGGCTGCCGCTGCTGCTGATCACCATGGCCGCGCAGAACGCCCCCGGACTCACCGTGCTGCGCACCTCGGGCTACACCCCGAACGATCGCATCCTCGTGGGCGGCGTCTCGCTCGTCTCGGCGACGCTGACGCCCTTCGGCGGGCACGCCATCAACCTCGCCGCGATCACCGCGGGCATCTGCACCGGGCCGACCTGCCACCCCGACCCCGCGCGCCGCTACGTCGCGGGCGTGGCGTGCGGGCTCGCGAACCTCGTCGCGGGCGCGTTCGCGTCGACGCTCGTCGGCGCCTACACCGCCCTCCCGGCACCCATGATCGCTGCTCTCGCGGCGGTCGCGCTGCTGCCGTCCGTCATCACGGCCCTGACCGCGACCCTCGCGGGCCCGCCCGCCACGCAGACCGCCGCTCTCATCACGCTCGCCGTCACGGCATCCGGGATCGTCGTCGTCGGCGTCGGGAGCGCGTTCTGGGCACTGATCGCCGGGCTCGCCGTGTGGGCGGTGCTCACCCGCGCGACCTCTCGCGCGCGTCTCGGAGCGTCGCAGAGCGCCCTCAGTGGTTGA
- a CDS encoding peptidase — protein sequence MVINWEAFLHVFVAALLGASIVVTFYALGLRLLVRGGRPPLVAPAEFTDAITVLTDKQRRRAEKAVAKAAAKNPLSEGQKGLALAGAYACFGVCGAAVLGALLLILFNH from the coding sequence ATGGTGATCAACTGGGAAGCGTTCCTGCACGTCTTCGTCGCGGCCCTGCTGGGCGCATCGATCGTCGTGACCTTCTACGCCCTGGGCCTGCGGCTGCTGGTGCGCGGAGGCCGCCCGCCGCTGGTCGCGCCCGCCGAGTTCACCGATGCCATCACCGTGCTCACCGACAAGCAGCGGCGCCGCGCCGAGAAGGCGGTCGCCAAGGCCGCCGCGAAGAATCCGCTCAGCGAGGGGCAGAAGGGTCTCGCTCTGGCCGGCGCCTACGCGTGCTTCGGCGTGTGCGGCGCCGCGGTGCTCGGGGCACTGCTGCTGATCCTCTTCAACCACTGA
- a CDS encoding inorganic phosphate transporter, which yields MESAALIIVLVIVLALFFDFTNGFHDTANAMATPIATGALKPKVAVLLAASLNLVGAFLSTEVAKTISGGMIREDQLSPDIFPPIIFAGLIGAITWNMLTWLLGLPSSSSHALFGGLIGATLVGVGVSAIDTGVVLSKVILPALIAPLTAGIIAFAVTKIAYGVTRRYDAKADGRDGFRWGQIFTSSLVALAHGTNDAQKTMGVITLALIAVGWQSTANPDPQLWVVFACAITIALGTYMGGWRIIRTLGKGLTDVKPAQGFSAETSTAATILASSALGFALSTTQVASGSVIGSGLGRRGSTVRWNTVGRIMIGWVLTLPAAGAVGAAAALVVVWLGGWGVAVDAVIAVVIVLGLFLRSRRDEVTSVNAMSEVADSGAAVKVPRKPGPTRRQRRIERATAGKDV from the coding sequence GTGGAGAGCGCAGCCCTCATCATCGTGCTGGTCATCGTGCTGGCACTGTTCTTCGATTTCACCAACGGGTTCCACGACACGGCGAACGCGATGGCCACCCCCATCGCCACCGGTGCGCTCAAGCCGAAGGTCGCCGTCCTGTTGGCCGCGAGCCTCAACCTCGTCGGAGCGTTCTTGTCGACGGAGGTCGCCAAGACGATCTCGGGCGGCATGATCCGCGAAGACCAGTTGAGTCCCGACATCTTCCCCCCGATCATCTTCGCGGGACTCATCGGGGCGATCACGTGGAACATGCTCACGTGGCTGCTGGGGCTTCCCTCCAGCTCTTCGCATGCGCTGTTCGGCGGGCTCATCGGTGCGACGCTCGTCGGCGTCGGGGTCTCGGCCATCGACACCGGCGTCGTGTTGAGCAAGGTCATCCTGCCGGCGCTCATCGCGCCGCTGACGGCCGGCATCATCGCGTTCGCCGTGACCAAGATCGCCTACGGCGTCACCCGCCGCTACGACGCCAAGGCCGACGGTCGCGACGGCTTCCGCTGGGGGCAGATCTTCACGTCGTCGCTCGTGGCCCTCGCGCACGGCACGAACGACGCGCAGAAGACGATGGGGGTCATCACCCTCGCCCTCATCGCCGTGGGCTGGCAGTCGACCGCCAACCCCGATCCGCAGCTGTGGGTGGTGTTCGCCTGCGCGATCACGATCGCCCTCGGTACGTACATGGGCGGTTGGCGCATCATCCGCACGCTCGGCAAGGGCCTGACCGACGTGAAGCCGGCGCAGGGTTTCTCGGCCGAGACGTCGACGGCGGCCACGATCCTGGCATCCAGCGCTCTCGGCTTCGCCCTGTCGACCACCCAGGTCGCCTCGGGGTCGGTGATCGGGTCGGGGCTGGGGCGGCGCGGCTCGACCGTACGCTGGAACACCGTCGGGCGCATCATGATCGGCTGGGTCCTGACCCTGCCCGCCGCCGGTGCCGTCGGCGCCGCCGCGGCTCTCGTCGTGGTCTGGCTGGGCGGCTGGGGTGTGGCGGTCGACGCGGTCATCGCCGTCGTGATCGTGCTGGGGCTGTTCTTGCGCTCGCGTCGTGACGAGGTCACTTCCGTCAACGCCATGAGCGAGGTCGCCGACTCGGGAGCCGCCGTCAAGGTGCCCCGCAAGCCCGGCCCCACGCGCCGCCAGCGCCGCATCGAGCGCGCCACGGCCGGGAAGGACGTCTGA
- a CDS encoding S9 family peptidase has product MTDLDPQTTPPVADRRPVARSHHGDTFDDPYEWLRAKDDDEVVAHLEAENAYTSARTQHLSALRDTVFGEIKGRTLETDLSVPARRGDWWYYGRTVEGRQYGIQCRAPLDSPDDWTPPTLTPGTPVPGEQVLFDGNVEAEGTDFFSLGSFEISNDGTRMLYGIDVAGDERYTVRVRDLTTGETLADEIPGTFSGATFSPDGRFIVYTTVDDAWRPDTVWLHEIGTPVDADVKLFHESDDRYWVGADFTRSDKYLVIEMGSSITSEEWLLDADDLRGEPRVVWPRREGVEYSSSHAVVDGEDVLYIVHNDGALDFELVRVSASAPQGPRETVIPHRAGQRLLGVDAFRDWGVVAYRRDGLARLGMLSYSDGAVTEIAFDEPLYSVGTGGNPEYAPPVLRLGYGSFVTPSTVYDYVVETGELLLRKRQPVLGGFDPADYGQARVWAPAEDGTRVPVSLVWKRSFGEPGSSPRPVHLYGYGSYEHSIEPGFSVPRLSLLDRGVVFAVAHVRGGGEMGRQWYEDGKLQAKRNTFTDFVAAARHLVSEGYTTPDRIVAEGGSAGGLLMGAVANLAPELFAGILADVPFVDALTTILDPSLPLTVIEWDEWGDPLHDADVYAYMKSYSPYENVREGVQYPRILAVTSLNDTRVLYVEPAKWVQRLREVGADALLKCEMVAGHGGVSGRYNAWRERAFEIAWLLDVLGLAE; this is encoded by the coding sequence GTGACCGACCTCGACCCGCAGACCACCCCGCCCGTCGCCGACCGCCGTCCCGTCGCGCGAAGCCACCACGGCGACACCTTCGACGACCCGTACGAATGGTTGCGGGCGAAGGACGACGACGAGGTCGTGGCGCACCTCGAAGCGGAGAACGCGTACACGAGCGCCCGCACGCAGCACCTCTCCGCCCTGCGCGACACGGTGTTCGGCGAGATCAAGGGGCGCACGCTCGAGACCGATCTCTCGGTCCCCGCGCGCCGAGGCGACTGGTGGTACTACGGCCGCACCGTGGAGGGACGGCAGTACGGCATCCAGTGCCGGGCCCCGCTCGACTCCCCCGACGACTGGACGCCGCCCACCCTGACCCCCGGCACCCCGGTACCCGGCGAGCAGGTGCTCTTCGACGGCAACGTCGAGGCCGAGGGCACCGACTTCTTCTCGCTGGGCAGCTTCGAGATCTCGAACGACGGCACCCGCATGCTCTACGGCATCGACGTCGCCGGCGACGAACGCTACACCGTGCGCGTGCGCGACCTGACGACCGGCGAGACGCTGGCCGACGAGATCCCCGGCACGTTCTCGGGTGCGACCTTCTCGCCCGACGGCCGCTTCATCGTGTACACCACCGTCGACGACGCCTGGCGCCCCGACACCGTGTGGCTGCACGAGATCGGCACCCCCGTGGATGCCGACGTGAAACTGTTCCACGAGAGCGACGACCGGTACTGGGTCGGGGCCGACTTCACCCGCAGCGACAAGTACCTCGTGATCGAGATGGGTTCCTCCATCACCTCGGAGGAGTGGCTCCTCGACGCCGACGACCTGCGCGGTGAGCCGCGCGTGGTGTGGCCACGGCGCGAAGGCGTGGAGTACTCCTCGTCGCACGCCGTCGTCGACGGTGAGGACGTGCTCTACATCGTCCACAACGACGGCGCTCTCGATTTCGAGCTCGTCCGGGTCTCGGCATCCGCCCCCCAGGGCCCGCGCGAGACCGTCATCCCCCACCGCGCCGGGCAGCGTCTGCTCGGCGTCGATGCGTTCCGCGACTGGGGCGTGGTCGCCTATCGCCGCGACGGCCTGGCACGTCTGGGCATGCTGTCGTACTCCGACGGCGCGGTGACCGAGATCGCCTTCGACGAGCCGCTGTACAGCGTCGGCACGGGCGGCAACCCCGAGTACGCTCCCCCGGTGCTACGGCTCGGTTACGGCTCGTTCGTGACGCCGAGCACCGTGTACGACTACGTCGTCGAAACGGGCGAGCTGCTGCTGCGCAAGCGTCAGCCGGTGCTCGGCGGGTTCGACCCCGCCGACTACGGTCAGGCGCGCGTATGGGCGCCCGCCGAAGACGGCACGCGCGTGCCGGTGTCGCTGGTGTGGAAGCGCTCGTTCGGCGAGCCCGGCTCGTCGCCGCGGCCCGTTCACCTGTACGGCTACGGGTCGTACGAGCACTCCATCGAGCCCGGGTTCTCCGTCCCGCGGCTGTCGCTGCTGGACCGCGGCGTCGTCTTCGCCGTGGCGCACGTGCGCGGCGGCGGCGAGATGGGCCGCCAGTGGTACGAGGACGGCAAGCTGCAGGCCAAGCGCAACACGTTCACCGACTTCGTCGCCGCGGCACGTCACCTCGTGTCCGAGGGCTACACCACCCCCGACCGCATCGTCGCCGAGGGCGGCAGCGCCGGCGGCCTGCTGATGGGCGCCGTGGCGAACCTCGCGCCCGAGTTGTTCGCCGGCATTCTCGCCGACGTCCCCTTCGTCGACGCGCTGACCACGATCCTCGACCCTTCGCTCCCGCTGACCGTGATCGAGTGGGACGAGTGGGGCGACCCGCTGCACGACGCCGACGTGTACGCCTACATGAAGTCGTACTCACCGTACGAGAACGTGCGCGAGGGCGTGCAATACCCCCGCATCCTCGCCGTCACCTCGCTCAACGACACGCGCGTGCTGTACGTCGAGCCGGCCAAGTGGGTGCAGCGCCTGCGCGAGGTCGGTGCCGACGCGCTGCTCAAGTGCGAGATGGTCGCCGGGCACGGCGGTGTCAGCGGCCGGTACAACGCCTGGCGCGAGCGCGCGTTCGAGATCGCGTGGCTGCTCGACGTGCTCGGGCTGGCGGAGTAA
- a CDS encoding endonuclease domain-containing protein: MSDALVEFLRRRGGAVHTRAVRAAGFTPHTMVSAVREGRIERIRRSWLIHVECTPHRRAAAARGGRLTCVSAAAERGLWVPAPADPHIWVPSTASRLDATDVRLHRAVGPVPLARIEPDEHIVNVLYHVASCLPPADALAVWESALRQRLVDGEVLRRVIWRSPRAAEMARVAGALSDSGLESHFRALLSAAGISMRQQVRIDGHHVDGLIGERLVVQLDGFAFHSAPADRRRDLEQDARLVLRGYTVLRFDYAQVMLEPATVVDRVRTAMAQGLHLGPSPR; this comes from the coding sequence ATGAGTGACGCTCTTGTCGAGTTCCTCCGCCGGCGAGGTGGTGCCGTTCACACCCGTGCGGTGCGCGCAGCCGGTTTCACGCCACACACGATGGTCTCCGCCGTGCGGGAGGGACGCATCGAACGGATTCGCCGCTCGTGGCTGATCCATGTTGAGTGCACTCCGCACCGCCGGGCTGCGGCCGCCCGGGGCGGACGACTCACGTGCGTCAGCGCCGCCGCGGAGCGCGGGCTGTGGGTACCGGCGCCCGCAGATCCCCATATCTGGGTACCGTCGACAGCGTCTCGTCTGGATGCCACGGACGTGCGGCTGCACCGCGCGGTCGGTCCCGTGCCCCTGGCGCGCATCGAGCCCGATGAGCACATCGTGAATGTGCTGTACCACGTGGCATCCTGTCTCCCGCCCGCGGATGCCCTGGCGGTCTGGGAGTCCGCGCTTCGACAACGGCTCGTCGACGGTGAGGTGTTGAGGCGTGTGATCTGGCGTTCTCCCCGCGCCGCCGAGATGGCCCGCGTGGCGGGTGCGTTGTCGGACTCGGGGCTGGAGAGCCACTTTCGCGCGCTCTTGTCCGCCGCGGGGATCTCGATGCGCCAGCAGGTGCGCATCGACGGACATCATGTCGACGGACTGATCGGCGAACGGCTCGTGGTTCAGCTCGACGGGTTCGCATTCCATAGTGCTCCCGCCGACCGTCGTCGCGATCTCGAGCAAGATGCACGGCTCGTGCTGCGCGGGTACACGGTGCTGCGCTTCGACTACGCGCAGGTCATGCTCGAGCCTGCAACGGTGGTCGACCGTGTGCGGACGGCCATGGCCCAGGGACTGCACCTCGGCCCCTCCCCCCGGTGA
- a CDS encoding 6-phosphofructokinase, with protein sequence MKIGILTSGGDCPGLNAVIRGVVLKGTTNYDIEFVGIRDGWRGVVDGDFFPLTRHEVKGLSKVGGTILGTSRTNPYEGVRGGAENISKTMYGHRLDGILAIGGEGTLAAADRLSNDGINVIGVPKTIDNDLRATDYSFGFDTAVNIATDAMDRLRTTGDSHQRCMVAEVMGRHVGWIALHAGIAAGAHVICIPEVPMSIDEITEQVTRAHDRGRAPLVVVSEGFKLTGMDEAFSDKGLDAFNRPRLGGIGEQLAPEIERITGIETRATVLGHIQRGGSPSAFDRVLATRLGLHAADALNEGAWGQMVAMRGTDIVRVPFADALGELNSVPLYRYEEAAALFG encoded by the coding sequence ATGAAGATCGGCATCCTGACCAGCGGCGGCGACTGCCCCGGGCTCAACGCGGTCATCCGTGGGGTCGTGCTGAAGGGCACGACCAACTACGACATCGAGTTCGTCGGCATCCGTGACGGGTGGCGGGGCGTGGTCGACGGCGACTTCTTCCCCCTGACGCGTCACGAGGTCAAGGGGCTGTCCAAGGTCGGCGGCACCATCCTCGGCACAAGCCGTACCAACCCGTACGAGGGCGTGCGCGGCGGCGCCGAGAACATCTCCAAGACCATGTACGGGCACCGCCTGGACGGCATCCTGGCCATCGGCGGCGAGGGGACCCTCGCCGCGGCCGACCGTCTGTCGAACGACGGCATCAACGTGATCGGCGTGCCGAAGACGATCGACAACGACCTGCGAGCCACCGACTACTCGTTCGGATTCGACACCGCCGTGAACATCGCGACGGATGCCATGGACCGCCTCCGCACGACCGGTGACTCGCACCAGCGGTGCATGGTCGCCGAGGTCATGGGCCGGCACGTCGGCTGGATCGCCCTGCACGCCGGCATCGCGGCCGGCGCCCACGTCATCTGCATCCCCGAGGTGCCGATGTCGATCGACGAGATCACCGAGCAGGTCACCCGCGCCCACGACCGCGGCCGCGCGCCTCTGGTCGTCGTGTCAGAGGGATTCAAGCTCACCGGCATGGACGAGGCGTTCAGCGACAAGGGCCTCGACGCGTTCAACCGTCCCCGCCTCGGCGGCATCGGCGAGCAGCTCGCGCCCGAGATCGAACGGATCACCGGCATCGAGACCCGGGCCACCGTGCTCGGCCACATCCAGCGCGGCGGCTCGCCCTCGGCGTTCGACCGCGTGCTGGCGACGCGCCTCGGCCTGCACGCCGCCGATGCGCTGAACGAGGGTGCGTGGGGCCAGATGGTCGCGATGCGCGGCACCGACATCGTGCGCGTGCCTTTTGCCGACGCCCTCGGTGAACTGAACTCGGTGCCCCTGTACCGCTACGAAGAGGCCGCTGCGCTCTTCGGCTGA
- a CDS encoding DEAD/DEAH box helicase, whose product MPTTATAARGSSQRRRKTTSSRRDEEAPVIPILARKVREIEAKAQRGKLGPTNRVKFQVIAFLVREERARVKADPEITDAARAELLKRLDGVATILAKTAARDTSLIQLLEVDQATSPVARRMRRDWLLESGAELPPDELIITDNTPQVAPVVPAALAEKQVIPPSIEARQMANPFLAPDLTPRSSGDAPRRRLDGWELMGPLYKAFETGAGGSAASMELPPVPEFDRVSPRGLEVMPHQSRFLEAVRQGHRSFLLADEPGLGKTAESVLAASVADAYPLLVVVPNVVKMNWAREVQRWTPQRRATVISGGGADIDAFADVFIVNYEILDRHLSWLSSIGLKGVVVDEAHFIKNLTSQRSQNVLALASRVRQQTRDPLMLALTGTPLINDVEDFDAIWRFLGWTNGEKPGPELMEKLDATGLTPADKAFYPEAREAVISMGIVRRKKKDVAADLPDKLVADLPVELDDEYGRSIRQAERELGARLAAKYRRIIEARGDRGLAAGEIDDDIVRLVAHGELEESKAAGSGSENVFTMVRRIGQAKAHLAADYAVQLQRSVGKVVFFAKHIDVMDAAEAHFKASGLKAVSVRGEQTSTARQAAIDAFNTDPDVGIAVCSLTAAGVGLNMQAASNVVLAELSWTAAEQTQAIDRVHRIGQEEPVTAWRIIAAHTIDTKIAELIDSKEGLAARALDGHAIEPGSSDSVQLSALMHLLRQALGKA is encoded by the coding sequence ATGCCGACCACGGCAACCGCCGCCCGAGGCTCGAGCCAACGGCGCAGAAAGACCACGTCATCCCGACGCGACGAGGAAGCCCCCGTCATCCCGATCCTCGCGCGCAAGGTGCGCGAGATCGAGGCGAAGGCGCAGCGCGGCAAGCTCGGACCCACCAACCGGGTGAAGTTCCAGGTGATCGCCTTCCTGGTGCGCGAGGAGCGCGCCCGGGTCAAGGCCGACCCCGAGATCACCGACGCCGCGCGCGCCGAGCTGCTCAAGCGTCTCGACGGCGTCGCGACCATCCTCGCCAAGACCGCCGCGCGCGACACCTCGCTCATCCAGCTCCTGGAGGTCGACCAGGCCACCTCGCCGGTCGCCCGCCGCATGCGTCGCGACTGGCTGCTGGAGTCCGGTGCCGAGCTCCCGCCCGACGAGCTCATCATCACCGACAACACGCCCCAGGTCGCGCCGGTCGTTCCGGCCGCGCTCGCCGAGAAGCAGGTCATCCCGCCGTCCATCGAGGCGCGGCAGATGGCGAATCCCTTCCTCGCCCCCGACCTCACCCCCCGCTCGAGCGGCGACGCCCCGCGCCGTCGCCTCGACGGCTGGGAGCTCATGGGCCCGCTGTACAAGGCGTTCGAGACCGGTGCGGGCGGTTCCGCCGCGAGCATGGAGCTGCCGCCGGTGCCCGAGTTCGACCGCGTCTCGCCGCGCGGACTCGAGGTCATGCCGCACCAGTCCCGCTTCCTCGAAGCGGTGCGGCAGGGGCACCGTTCGTTCCTGCTGGCCGACGAGCCGGGCCTGGGCAAGACCGCCGAGTCGGTGCTGGCCGCCAGCGTCGCCGACGCGTACCCGCTGCTGGTCGTCGTGCCCAACGTCGTGAAGATGAACTGGGCGCGCGAGGTGCAGCGCTGGACGCCGCAGCGTCGCGCCACCGTCATCTCGGGCGGCGGTGCCGACATCGACGCCTTCGCCGATGTGTTCATCGTCAACTACGAGATCCTCGACCGGCACCTGTCATGGCTGTCGTCGATCGGCCTGAAGGGCGTCGTCGTCGACGAGGCGCACTTCATCAAGAACCTCACCTCGCAGCGCTCGCAGAACGTGCTGGCCCTGGCATCGCGCGTCCGCCAGCAGACGCGCGACCCGCTCATGCTCGCCCTGACCGGTACGCCGCTGATCAACGACGTCGAGGACTTCGACGCGATCTGGCGCTTCCTCGGCTGGACCAACGGCGAGAAGCCCGGCCCCGAGCTGATGGAGAAGCTGGATGCCACGGGTCTGACCCCCGCCGACAAGGCGTTCTACCCCGAGGCGCGTGAGGCCGTGATCTCCATGGGGATCGTCCGGCGCAAGAAGAAGGACGTCGCCGCCGACCTGCCCGACAAGCTCGTCGCCGACCTCCCCGTCGAGCTCGACGACGAGTACGGCCGCTCGATCCGTCAGGCGGAGCGCGAACTCGGTGCCCGGCTCGCGGCCAAGTACCGCCGCATCATCGAGGCCCGCGGCGACCGTGGCTTGGCCGCCGGCGAGATCGACGACGACATCGTGCGCCTCGTCGCGCACGGCGAACTCGAGGAGTCGAAGGCCGCCGGTTCCGGCAGTGAGAACGTCTTCACGATGGTCCGTCGTATCGGCCAGGCCAAGGCGCACCTCGCCGCCGACTACGCCGTGCAGCTGCAGCGCTCGGTGGGCAAGGTCGTGTTCTTCGCGAAGCACATCGACGTGATGGATGCCGCGGAGGCCCACTTCAAGGCATCCGGTCTGAAGGCCGTCTCGGTGCGCGGCGAGCAGACGTCCACCGCGCGCCAGGCCGCGATCGACGCGTTCAACACCGACCCCGACGTCGGGATCGCGGTGTGTTCGCTCACCGCCGCCGGTGTGGGTCTGAACATGCAGGCGGCCTCCAACGTCGTGCTCGCGGAGCTGTCATGGACCGCCGCCGAGCAGACGCAGGCCATCGACCGCGTGCACCGCATCGGTCAGGAGGAGCCCGTCACCGCGTGGCGCATCATCGCCGCGCACACGATCGACACGAAGATCGCTGAGCTCATCGACTCGAAGGAGGGGCTCGCGGCCCGCGCCCTCGACGGGCACGCCATCGAGCCCGGCTCCAGCGACTCCGTGCAGCTGTCGGCGCTCATGCATCTGCTGCGTCAGGCGCTCGGCAAGGCCTGA